Proteins encoded together in one Chitinophaga varians window:
- a CDS encoding bestrophin family protein, translated as MLLKHRLSLAQIFTFTWKVDLMLLLCCTLVYFVDKYWLSAHIAIPVAVSAVLGTAIAFFIGFNNNQAYDRWWEARMIWGALVNDSRSWARSLLHYTQTDGDQEKQAFVRHMIYRHLSFVYALKTNLRKLPDDYYTRYLTKEEIDYVQQHQNIPNALLNLQSADLQQLRQSGVVDGFAFLELNQMLVNHCDQMGKSERIKNTVFPPSYVYFTRLFIWFYVIMNTLMMTESIGAWAILFGWVFGFVFHVTHLNGITLMNPFEYHPLGIPLDSISRTIEINLIELMGEEPVPQPVKPKFDGLYIM; from the coding sequence TACCTTCACCTGGAAGGTAGACCTGATGTTGCTGCTCTGCTGTACCCTCGTATATTTTGTTGATAAATACTGGCTGTCCGCCCATATAGCCATTCCCGTGGCCGTATCTGCCGTACTGGGTACCGCCATCGCCTTTTTTATCGGCTTTAATAACAATCAGGCTTATGACCGGTGGTGGGAGGCCCGCATGATCTGGGGGGCGCTCGTCAACGACTCCCGTTCCTGGGCCAGAAGCCTGCTCCACTACACGCAGACCGACGGTGACCAGGAGAAACAGGCCTTCGTTCGCCATATGATCTACCGCCACCTCTCGTTTGTATATGCCCTGAAAACCAACCTCCGGAAACTCCCCGACGACTACTACACCCGATACCTCACCAAAGAAGAAATCGACTACGTTCAGCAACATCAAAATATTCCCAACGCCCTGCTCAACCTCCAGTCGGCCGACCTGCAACAGCTACGCCAGTCCGGCGTGGTAGACGGTTTCGCTTTCCTGGAACTTAACCAGATGCTGGTCAACCACTGTGATCAAATGGGCAAGTCAGAACGCATCAAAAACACCGTCTTCCCGCCCAGCTACGTCTATTTCACCCGGCTGTTCATCTGGTTCTACGTGATCATGAATACCCTGATGATGACCGAGTCCATCGGCGCCTGGGCCATCCTCTTCGGATGGGTGTTTGGCTTCGTTTTTCACGTCACCCATCTCAACGGCATCACCCTCATGAACCCGTTCGAGTACCATCCCCTGGGCATTCCACTGGACAGCATCTCCCGCACCATCGAAATAAACCTCATTGAACTGATGGGAGAAGAGCCCGTGCCACAGCCGGTAAAGCCCAAGTTTGACGGGCTATATATTATGTAA
- a CDS encoding DUF3375 domain-containing protein, which produces MTYDQLCNLYAQSITLKILRARSAPMMLSFFHQTFKEKNHTTVPNVELVTRLSDYLVATGYRATDDEIDASALLDNEDERARKYVEQWSNKGFLRKYPDDDGNDIHELSSDMEKVMHWVSTLQKREFVGTESRFKDIFSKLKELVDQSNKDPKQRIQELEKKKFEIEQEIKSITISGRVQVFDDTQIKERCYDVNRMSRELLSDFKEVEHNFEQITQEIYRKQSERDIAKGALLAYTLDSFEALRQKDQGKSFYSFWQFLMDESKQTEMQQLIEKLYSLLEERNIEYKNDRFLKKLKQFLHASGKKVIDANKKLSDKLSRVLSEKNLTDHRKAMELINDIRQLAFQTLDDIPGEEFYIDIESDPDIDMLDRWEMAEDKKTHPDVEFPEGIGGNDFSDSDMDALFNHFNIDRTLLEDRINTQLQNKKQISLKELVDIYGTEKGLTELITYFSIASQSSSHIILETPDPVSLGNRVINMPMVLFTNSQN; this is translated from the coding sequence ATGACTTATGATCAATTATGTAATCTATATGCCCAGTCGATCACACTAAAGATACTCCGGGCACGTAGCGCGCCAATGATGTTGTCATTTTTTCACCAAACATTCAAGGAGAAAAACCATACCACCGTTCCCAATGTGGAACTGGTCACCCGTTTGTCTGATTACCTGGTAGCCACCGGCTACCGCGCCACAGACGACGAAATAGACGCCTCCGCCCTGCTCGACAACGAAGATGAAAGAGCCAGGAAATATGTGGAACAATGGAGCAATAAGGGCTTCCTCCGGAAGTACCCCGACGACGACGGCAACGATATCCATGAGCTCAGCAGCGACATGGAAAAAGTGATGCACTGGGTGTCTACACTCCAGAAAAGGGAATTTGTGGGCACAGAAAGCCGCTTTAAAGACATCTTTTCCAAACTGAAGGAACTGGTGGACCAGAGCAACAAAGATCCCAAACAACGTATACAGGAACTGGAAAAAAAGAAATTCGAGATAGAACAGGAGATCAAAAGCATCACCATCTCCGGAAGGGTACAGGTCTTCGACGACACCCAGATCAAAGAAAGGTGCTACGATGTAAACCGCATGTCCAGAGAGCTCCTCAGCGACTTCAAGGAAGTGGAGCATAACTTTGAACAGATCACCCAGGAGATATACCGCAAACAAAGTGAACGCGATATCGCCAAAGGCGCCCTCCTGGCTTATACCCTCGACTCTTTCGAAGCCCTCCGCCAGAAAGACCAGGGCAAAAGCTTCTACTCGTTCTGGCAGTTCCTCATGGACGAATCCAAACAGACAGAAATGCAGCAGCTGATAGAAAAACTCTACAGTCTGCTCGAAGAACGGAACATCGAATACAAAAATGACCGCTTCCTCAAAAAGCTGAAACAGTTCCTCCATGCCTCCGGCAAAAAAGTGATCGACGCCAACAAAAAACTGAGCGATAAACTCAGCCGCGTACTCAGTGAGAAAAACCTCACCGATCACCGCAAAGCCATGGAGCTCATCAACGATATACGCCAGCTGGCCTTCCAGACACTGGACGATATACCCGGCGAAGAATTTTATATCGATATAGAAAGCGACCCGGACATAGATATGCTGGACCGCTGGGAGATGGCAGAAGACAAAAAAACACACCCCGACGTGGAATTCCCCGAAGGCATCGGTGGCAACGACTTCTCCGACTCCGATATGGACGCGCTGTTCAATCACTTCAATATTGATCGCACCCTCCTCGAGGACCGCATCAACACCCAATTACAAAACAAAAAACAGATCAGTTTGAAGGAACTGGTAGATATCTATGGCACAGAAAAAGGGCTGACAGAGCTCATCACCTATTTCTCCATCGCCAGCCAGTCATCCAGCCACATCATACTGGAAACACCTGATCCGGTATCCCTGGGCAACCGCGTCATCAACATGCCGATGGTGCTGTTTACAAACTCTCAAAACTAA
- a CDS encoding DUF4194 domain-containing protein gives MADNNISPFAHVFLKLMQGPVYEEDKAYWKDLLGWQTELSKYLNQVGLQLIINESDGFARILQPEADDTSGDKPLPRLMRKTRLTYEATLLCIVLREALDEFDIKGNGTRLFMTQKEIKERLALFFKERNNKSKLLKDLNKPINSLLNIGILKATREDAANKELHQYEVKRVIKALVNNEKLEEIKSKLKLHVNPVQQ, from the coding sequence ATGGCCGATAACAATATTTCTCCCTTTGCGCACGTGTTCCTGAAACTCATGCAGGGCCCCGTGTACGAAGAAGACAAAGCTTACTGGAAAGACCTGCTGGGCTGGCAAACAGAACTCAGCAAATACCTGAACCAGGTAGGACTGCAACTGATCATCAACGAAAGCGACGGCTTCGCCCGTATCCTGCAACCCGAAGCAGACGATACCTCCGGCGACAAGCCCCTGCCACGCCTGATGCGTAAAACCAGGCTCACCTACGAAGCCACCCTGCTCTGCATCGTGCTCCGCGAAGCCCTCGATGAATTTGACATCAAAGGCAACGGTACCCGGCTGTTCATGACACAAAAGGAAATCAAGGAAAGGCTCGCCCTCTTCTTCAAAGAGCGGAACAACAAATCCAAACTGCTCAAAGACCTGAACAAACCCATCAACAGCCTGCTCAACATCGGTATCCTGAAGGCCACACGCGAAGACGCCGCCAATAAGGAACTGCATCAGTACGAAGTAAAAAGGGTGATCAAAGCACTGGTCAACAACGAAAAACTGGAAGAAATCAAATCAAAACTGAAATTGCATGTCAACCCTGTTCAACAGTGA
- a CDS encoding ATP-binding protein, translated as MSTLFNSDSKESGFRLQYLEIYNWGTFHNKIYRVNTSGQTSLLTGANGSGKTTLIDALLTLLVPAGKRFYNQSSGTDQRKDRGEESYFWGYYGKTFSEDSLQSKTEQLRHKENNPYSVLLAYFYNAATMHQITLAQVRWYSGELKRQFIVSPHKLNINDHFGAGKFDMKGDWKKKLRLEYPKTEITDSFKEYAALFSNIFGLRSEKALSLFNQTVGIKVLGDLNTFIRSQMLEETDAEGEFLKLRENYDSLLSSHRAIQKDETQLKMLEPIIANKTAWQELQDRNRELQMLQDILPAWFNKQEKDILENELEALQKEQQKTATILSSINEQLQTMNLRKDELIAQKANNSVDEQLRSIEKSIHYEQKALEGKRNKMEEYNMLADRLELAPNPDEQQFHENIAGAEILKAAHDKQLETLQEEMFHYKSSLTAERTQVTRLEEEIDSFLNRKNNIPYELVRIRQQLADMLDVQEDDLPFVGELIRVKDSESRWESAIEKVLHNFGLRLLVPEEYIMDINKYINSNNLQTRLVYHKVEDENYTMLRMPTEKESLLQKIEIKPGTIFKEWLQNQLLDQFDYTCTDDMAVFNKSRKAVTSNGLTRQATRHEKDDRPNRSQQNNYVLGWNNKNKLRLLKAEQDECNSNIETLQHSISQLENSRKAITTANTLLNAFLSLRNYSEINWQTHAGVIESFAREKAQLLKTSDKYQVICDQLDEAIAQIQDKEREKERALQEKGRIDDKAADKLRHFNQLKVNPLDDISLQYVLEYLSDLSLTEPAETTAELASYRKRADDNLKATLHDAMRQLAEKESEITRQLSAFVMPSKAIHDAYPEWLGDVSDLQPHVRYLDEFTSLYENIKYQRLIEHKERFRKYMDTSMLNAITNYRAWIYGQEDLIREVMDDLNEPLRNITFNKNPDTYLQLECRHVKDVEIRNFKEKLSGAVPDSMKYHLEKDEAYGEQLFENIKVLITELQQNEAWRRKVTDVRNWLDFGAKEYYISDNKAFKYYEDTASLSGGEKAQFTYTILGAAIAYQFGINEANRQHRSLRFITVDEAFSKLDPEKSHYLMEYCGQLNLQLLVVTPLDKLNIAEPYIHACHFVSNKNKRDSVVYNFTMEEYRERKKEFETMEA; from the coding sequence ATGTCAACCCTGTTCAACAGTGATTCAAAAGAAAGCGGGTTCCGGTTACAATATCTTGAAATATATAACTGGGGCACGTTCCATAATAAAATATACCGCGTAAACACCAGTGGCCAGACATCGCTGCTCACCGGCGCTAACGGTAGCGGTAAAACGACATTGATCGACGCCCTGCTGACACTGCTCGTGCCCGCAGGCAAACGCTTCTATAACCAGTCATCCGGTACGGACCAACGAAAAGACCGCGGCGAAGAATCCTACTTCTGGGGATACTACGGCAAAACCTTCTCGGAAGACTCGCTGCAATCCAAAACCGAACAGCTCCGGCACAAGGAAAACAACCCGTATTCCGTACTGCTGGCCTATTTCTATAACGCCGCCACCATGCACCAGATCACCCTGGCGCAGGTACGCTGGTATTCCGGGGAACTGAAAAGACAATTCATCGTTTCCCCCCACAAACTCAATATCAACGACCACTTCGGCGCCGGTAAATTCGATATGAAAGGCGACTGGAAAAAGAAACTCCGCCTCGAATATCCCAAAACAGAAATCACCGACAGCTTCAAGGAATACGCCGCCCTCTTCAGCAATATCTTCGGCCTGCGCAGCGAAAAAGCCCTGTCACTCTTCAACCAGACAGTCGGCATCAAAGTATTGGGCGACCTCAATACCTTCATCCGCAGCCAGATGCTAGAAGAAACCGATGCAGAAGGCGAATTCCTGAAACTGCGCGAAAACTACGACAGTCTCCTGTCCAGCCACCGCGCCATCCAGAAAGATGAAACCCAGCTTAAAATGCTGGAACCCATCATCGCTAATAAAACAGCCTGGCAGGAACTGCAGGACCGCAACCGCGAGCTGCAGATGCTGCAGGACATACTGCCTGCCTGGTTCAACAAACAGGAAAAAGACATCCTGGAAAATGAACTGGAAGCGCTGCAGAAAGAACAGCAGAAAACAGCCACCATCCTCAGCAGCATCAACGAACAGCTGCAAACGATGAACCTCCGCAAGGATGAACTGATTGCACAGAAAGCCAATAACAGCGTCGATGAACAACTGCGCTCCATCGAAAAATCCATCCACTACGAACAAAAAGCCCTCGAAGGGAAACGTAACAAGATGGAAGAGTACAACATGCTCGCCGACAGGCTGGAACTGGCCCCCAATCCGGACGAACAGCAGTTCCACGAAAATATCGCCGGCGCGGAAATACTGAAGGCCGCACACGACAAACAGCTGGAAACGCTGCAGGAAGAGATGTTCCACTACAAAAGCAGTCTCACCGCCGAAAGGACACAGGTAACACGGCTGGAAGAAGAAATCGATTCCTTCCTCAACCGTAAAAACAATATCCCCTACGAGCTGGTGCGCATCCGTCAACAGCTGGCAGACATGCTCGATGTACAGGAAGACGACCTGCCTTTTGTAGGTGAACTGATACGCGTAAAAGACAGCGAAAGCCGCTGGGAAAGCGCCATCGAAAAAGTGCTCCACAACTTCGGCCTGCGCCTGCTGGTGCCGGAAGAGTACATCATGGACATCAACAAATACATCAACTCCAACAACCTGCAAACACGCCTCGTCTACCACAAAGTGGAAGACGAAAACTATACCATGCTCAGGATGCCTACCGAAAAGGAAAGCCTCCTGCAAAAGATAGAAATCAAACCCGGCACCATCTTCAAAGAATGGCTGCAAAACCAGCTGCTCGACCAGTTTGATTATACCTGCACCGATGATATGGCCGTGTTCAACAAGTCACGCAAAGCCGTTACCTCCAACGGACTAACGCGGCAGGCTACACGCCACGAAAAAGACGACCGCCCCAACCGCTCACAACAGAACAACTACGTGCTCGGTTGGAACAATAAAAACAAGCTGCGGCTGCTCAAAGCGGAACAGGACGAATGTAACAGCAATATTGAAACCCTGCAGCACAGCATTTCACAGCTGGAAAACAGCCGCAAGGCCATCACCACCGCCAACACCCTGCTGAACGCTTTCCTCTCGCTCCGCAACTACAGCGAGATCAACTGGCAAACACATGCCGGCGTCATCGAATCCTTCGCCAGGGAAAAAGCACAACTGCTGAAAACCAGCGATAAATACCAGGTGATCTGCGATCAGCTCGACGAAGCCATCGCCCAGATACAGGACAAAGAGAGAGAAAAAGAAAGGGCCTTGCAGGAAAAAGGCCGTATCGATGATAAAGCGGCCGATAAGCTGCGTCATTTCAATCAGCTGAAAGTAAATCCGCTGGACGATATCTCGCTGCAATACGTGCTGGAATACCTCTCCGACCTGTCGCTCACCGAACCGGCCGAAACCACCGCGGAACTGGCATCTTACCGCAAACGGGCTGACGACAACCTGAAAGCCACCCTGCACGACGCCATGCGCCAGCTGGCCGAAAAAGAAAGCGAAATCACCCGGCAGCTGTCAGCCTTCGTGATGCCTTCCAAAGCCATCCACGACGCCTATCCGGAATGGCTCGGCGACGTCAGCGACCTGCAGCCACATGTCCGGTACCTCGACGAATTCACCTCGCTGTACGAAAACATCAAATATCAGCGCCTCATCGAGCATAAGGAACGTTTCCGTAAATATATGGACACCAGTATGCTCAATGCCATCACCAACTACCGGGCATGGATATACGGCCAGGAAGACCTGATCCGCGAAGTAATGGACGATCTCAACGAACCGCTCCGTAACATCACCTTCAACAAAAACCCGGACACCTATCTCCAGCTGGAATGCCGCCACGTTAAAGACGTGGAGATACGCAATTTCAAAGAGAAACTGAGCGGCGCCGTACCAGACTCCATGAAATACCACCTGGAAAAAGATGAAGCATATGGCGAACAGCTCTTTGAAAACATCAAAGTGCTGATCACCGAGCTGCAGCAAAATGAAGCATGGCGCCGTAAGGTAACCGACGTGCGTAACTGGCTCGACTTCGGGGCTAAAGAATACTATATCTCCGATAACAAAGCCTTTAAATATTACGAAGATACCGCCAGCCTTTCCGGTGGTGAAAAAGCACAGTTCACCTACACCATCCTGGGCGCTGCCATCGCCTACCAGTTCGGCATCAATGAAGCCAACCGCCAGCACCGCAGCCTGCGCTTCATCACAGTGGACGAGGCCTTCAGCAAACTGGACCCTGAGAAAAGCCACTACCTGATGGAATATTGCGGCCAGCTCAACCTCCAGCTGCTGGTGGTAACACCACTGGACAAACTCAATATCGCTGAACCGTATATTCACGCCTGTCACTTTGTGTCCAACAAAAACAAACGCGACTCCGTGGTGTATAACTTCACTATGGAAGAATACCGGGAAAGGAAAAAAGAATTTGAAACCATGGAAGCCTGA
- a CDS encoding cytochrome ubiquinol oxidase subunit I: MPSVEILSRIQFAFTIAFHYIYPPLSIGLGLCLVIMEGLYLKTGKLLYKEITKFWIKIFALIFGIGVATGIVMEFEFGTNWATYSHYVGDIFGSALAAEGIFAFAMESAFLGVLLFGWDRVHKAVHYFSTIMVAVGSALSALWIVIANSWQQTPAGYRIEGHDLGARAVVTDFWEMVYNPSSMDRYAHVIIGSFLAGAFLVMSVGAWYILKKRFVEHAQAMFKVGLSVAVIAALAQLFTGHRSAHYVSKYQPAKLAAMEGHYDSLAVADMYIIGWVNNKEEKTTGIKIPGGLSFLTHGSFSAPVEGLHATPPQDRPRAVNFVFQTYHMMISIGVALIGLSLLALILLWRKKLFQQRWLMIIFAWAVLLPQIANQVGWYAAEVGRQPWVVYKLLRTSDALSRKVTADQVMFSLILFTLVYMLLFVLFLYLLNRKIQHGPDVAGSKSDDHDQYYPNNLANLPS, translated from the coding sequence ATGCCTTCTGTTGAAATACTATCCAGGATACAGTTTGCCTTTACCATTGCCTTCCACTACATCTATCCTCCGCTGAGTATCGGGCTGGGGTTATGTTTGGTGATTATGGAAGGGTTGTACCTGAAAACAGGCAAGCTGCTGTACAAAGAAATCACGAAGTTTTGGATCAAGATCTTCGCATTGATATTTGGTATCGGCGTAGCCACCGGTATCGTCATGGAGTTTGAGTTCGGCACCAACTGGGCCACCTATTCCCATTATGTAGGCGATATCTTTGGCAGTGCGCTGGCAGCAGAAGGCATCTTCGCCTTTGCCATGGAATCTGCTTTTCTCGGCGTATTACTGTTTGGGTGGGACCGGGTACACAAAGCCGTGCATTATTTTTCCACGATCATGGTAGCCGTAGGCTCAGCCCTGTCTGCCTTGTGGATAGTGATTGCCAATTCCTGGCAGCAAACGCCGGCCGGTTACCGCATTGAAGGGCACGACCTGGGCGCCAGGGCCGTGGTGACTGATTTCTGGGAGATGGTCTACAATCCTTCCAGTATGGACCGTTATGCACATGTGATCATCGGTTCTTTTCTTGCAGGCGCTTTCCTCGTCATGAGCGTAGGCGCATGGTATATCCTGAAAAAACGTTTCGTGGAACATGCGCAGGCCATGTTTAAAGTAGGGCTGTCTGTAGCCGTAATTGCCGCACTGGCACAGCTTTTCACCGGCCACCGTTCCGCCCACTACGTCAGCAAATACCAACCGGCCAAACTGGCCGCCATGGAAGGGCATTATGATAGTCTTGCTGTGGCTGACATGTATATCATCGGCTGGGTCAATAATAAAGAAGAAAAAACCACCGGCATTAAAATCCCAGGGGGCTTGTCTTTCCTGACACATGGCAGCTTCAGCGCGCCCGTGGAAGGCCTGCATGCCACTCCTCCACAGGACAGGCCGCGCGCGGTCAACTTCGTTTTCCAGACCTATCATATGATGATCTCTATCGGCGTGGCGCTGATTGGCCTCTCCCTGCTGGCGCTGATATTACTGTGGAGAAAGAAACTGTTTCAGCAGCGCTGGCTGATGATCATATTCGCCTGGGCCGTGTTACTGCCACAGATCGCCAACCAGGTAGGCTGGTATGCGGCAGAAGTAGGCCGTCAACCCTGGGTGGTATACAAACTGTTACGCACCTCCGACGCACTGTCCAGAAAAGTAACGGCCGACCAGGTGATGTTTTCTCTGATATTGTTTACGCTGGTATATATGTTGCTGTTTGTGCTGTTCCTTTATCTGCTGAACCGTAAAATACAGCATGGGCCGGACGTAGCGGGCAGCAAGAGCGATGACCATGACCAGTACTATCCTAATAATTTGGCAAATCTTCCTTCTTAA
- the cydB gene encoding cytochrome d ubiquinol oxidase subunit II, giving the protein METILGLDLPTWWFLVIGGLITGYGVLDGFDLGAGSLHLFFNKEESRRLVLNAIGPVWDGNEVWLVIAGGALFAGFPLVYGVIFSTFYIPFMLFLVALIFRAISIEFRSKEPWPWWRKMWDISYTVSSTAITLLLGLVLGNLIHGLPINKEHEFTGNLWTFFNPYAILIAFTTLSLFMLHGAIYLVMKTENRLYAKLTIMVNNCSKFFILCFILTSMATLIYIPHMTHQFKNHPELFILPMVAVFILLNIKRNIDARKYFTAFFYSCIITSCLLILFAVGLYPNIVLSTTDPAYSISIYQAASSNKSLKIMLLIAAVGTPLVIAYSTFVFWTFRGKVKLTDMSY; this is encoded by the coding sequence ATGGAAACAATACTCGGACTGGACCTTCCCACCTGGTGGTTTTTAGTGATCGGCGGACTGATCACCGGTTACGGCGTGCTCGATGGATTTGACCTCGGAGCAGGCTCATTACATCTGTTTTTTAATAAAGAAGAAAGCCGGCGCCTGGTGCTCAATGCGATCGGACCTGTATGGGACGGTAATGAAGTGTGGCTGGTAATAGCCGGTGGCGCGCTGTTTGCCGGGTTCCCGCTGGTATACGGCGTTATATTTTCCACCTTCTACATTCCCTTTATGTTGTTTTTGGTGGCGCTTATTTTCAGGGCGATCTCCATTGAATTCCGCAGCAAGGAGCCGTGGCCCTGGTGGCGGAAGATGTGGGACATCTCCTATACCGTTTCCAGCACGGCCATTACGTTGCTGCTGGGACTGGTGTTGGGCAATCTTATCCACGGATTACCAATTAATAAAGAACATGAATTTACCGGTAACCTGTGGACCTTTTTTAATCCCTATGCCATCCTGATAGCCTTCACCACTTTGTCACTGTTTATGCTGCATGGGGCTATTTATCTGGTGATGAAGACTGAAAACCGCCTCTATGCCAAGCTGACGATCATGGTGAATAATTGCAGTAAATTTTTCATTCTGTGTTTTATTCTAACGTCGATGGCTACACTGATATACATTCCGCATATGACGCACCAGTTTAAAAATCATCCGGAACTGTTTATCCTTCCTATGGTGGCGGTATTTATCCTGTTGAACATCAAACGGAACATCGACGCCAGGAAATACTTTACCGCCTTTTTCTATTCCTGTATCATCACTTCCTGCCTGCTGATTTTATTTGCGGTAGGGCTGTACCCTAATATTGTATTGTCTACTACTGATCCAGCCTATAGTATCAGTATTTATCAGGCCGCCTCCTCCAACAAGTCACTGAAGATCATGTTACTGATTGCTGCCGTTGGCACACCGCTGGTGATCGCCTACAGTACTTTCGTTTTCTGGACTTTCCGGGGCAAGGTGAAGCTCACCGATATGAGCTATTAA
- a CDS encoding helix-turn-helix transcriptional regulator yields the protein MNRIDRLTAILIQLQGKKIVKAAEISERFNISLRTVYRDVKALQEAGVPIGAEAGTGYYIVDGYHLPPVMFSKEEAGALLTGEKLMEQFGDHSSRKQFGFAMEKIRSVLRGSEKDFLESLDENIVVQRNYGPVEEDNFPNRFLSDLQHALGHQQVVNMEYFSFQEEVATRREAEPIGIFHDGSNWHLIAWCRLRQGYRDFRVDRIRKLSLTSSYYKKDKRISLQEYLEQRRSAAPEKTLLVKIAVDKELRRYMRNQLYYFGLMDEAINGDKIELTFLTSGLHYLARYLIMYTNGVNILEPEALKDTMREMITELKDHYLM from the coding sequence ATGAACCGTATCGACAGGCTAACTGCCATTCTGATTCAACTACAAGGCAAAAAAATAGTAAAAGCCGCCGAAATATCCGAGCGGTTCAATATCAGTCTGCGTACTGTATACCGTGATGTAAAGGCTTTACAGGAGGCCGGCGTGCCTATTGGGGCTGAAGCAGGCACCGGCTACTATATTGTGGACGGTTACCACCTGCCCCCGGTGATGTTCTCCAAAGAAGAGGCTGGCGCCCTGCTGACAGGGGAGAAGCTCATGGAGCAGTTTGGCGACCACTCCAGCCGGAAACAATTTGGCTTTGCCATGGAAAAAATCCGGTCGGTGCTGCGCGGCTCAGAAAAAGACTTCCTGGAATCACTCGATGAGAACATCGTGGTACAGCGGAACTACGGCCCTGTGGAAGAGGATAATTTCCCCAACCGGTTCCTCTCTGACCTGCAACATGCATTGGGGCACCAGCAGGTGGTCAATATGGAGTACTTTTCCTTCCAGGAAGAAGTAGCCACCCGGCGGGAGGCAGAGCCCATCGGGATCTTTCATGACGGCAGCAACTGGCACCTGATTGCCTGGTGCCGGCTCCGGCAGGGTTACCGCGATTTCCGGGTAGACCGTATCCGTAAGCTCAGTCTCACTTCTTCCTATTATAAAAAAGACAAACGTATATCCCTGCAGGAATACCTGGAACAACGCCGCAGCGCCGCCCCGGAGAAAACGCTGCTGGTAAAAATAGCCGTGGACAAAGAGCTGCGGCGCTACATGCGTAACCAGCTTTATTACTTCGGCCTGATGGACGAAGCCATAAACGGAGACAAAATAGAACTGACCTTCCTTACGTCCGGCCTGCATTACCTGGCCCGATACCTGATCATGTACACCAATGGTGTTAACATCCTGGAGCCTGAAGCCCTCAAAGACACCATGCGTGAGATGATCACCGAACTTAAAGACCACTATCTCATGTGA
- a CDS encoding DJ-1/PfpI family protein: MKTQRNCYVYVYNGYSDWEPALAIFGLNNFTDIRVVPFSLDGQPVTSGGNVRVQPQQSLEQAMAADIDLLIIPGGTTIASGNEHRALLPLLLKQLESGRLLAAICDATAFLANQGLLDHVAHTGNDAQVLQMMAPAYKGVAHYINKPAVTSGNLITAAGTAMVPFTKEIYAALGVLDKQELAFWFGFFDAANSAPKFSHVAPQPFFYRSYEVNMEGMLPLVRTATREMYQQAIAADLEVSGPVQWHYHQFDGNPQTVFRLDIGLPVTATAPVPAPYQCETLPAFDCISTTHEGGWDKLGDTYGQLISVLQVLGIPMSGYNREQYFQYDFNQPDQNITNVQIGIIKP, from the coding sequence ATGAAAACGCAACGCAACTGCTACGTGTATGTCTACAACGGCTATTCTGACTGGGAACCCGCATTGGCCATTTTTGGGCTGAACAATTTTACTGACATACGGGTGGTGCCGTTTTCGCTGGACGGCCAGCCTGTCACTTCCGGCGGCAATGTACGCGTACAGCCGCAACAAAGCCTGGAACAGGCCATGGCAGCAGACATCGATCTGTTAATCATCCCCGGGGGCACTACCATCGCCAGCGGCAACGAACACCGTGCCTTGCTGCCCCTGCTCCTTAAACAACTGGAAAGCGGCCGCCTGCTGGCCGCCATCTGCGACGCCACAGCCTTCCTTGCCAACCAGGGCCTGCTGGACCATGTGGCCCATACCGGCAACGACGCCCAAGTGCTGCAAATGATGGCCCCCGCCTATAAAGGCGTAGCTCACTATATCAACAAACCGGCTGTCACAAGCGGCAACCTGATCACCGCCGCCGGTACCGCTATGGTGCCTTTTACCAAAGAAATCTATGCCGCGCTCGGCGTACTGGACAAACAGGAACTGGCTTTCTGGTTCGGCTTCTTCGATGCCGCCAACTCAGCGCCCAAATTCAGCCATGTGGCCCCGCAGCCTTTCTTCTACCGCAGCTACGAAGTAAATATGGAAGGTATGCTGCCACTGGTGCGGACTGCCACAAGGGAGATGTACCAACAAGCCATCGCCGCCGACCTGGAAGTCTCCGGTCCGGTACAATGGCATTATCATCAGTTTGATGGCAACCCTCAAACAGTCTTCCGCCTGGATATCGGTCTTCCGGTGACTGCCACCGCCCCGGTACCGGCGCCTTATCAATGTGAAACCCTGCCGGCGTTCGACTGCATCAGCACCACCCATGAAGGCGGCTGGGACAAACTGGGAGATACTTACGGTCAACTGATAAGTGTCCTGCAGGTACTGGGCATCCCGATGAGCGGCTACAACCGGGAGCAGTATTTCCAATACGATTTCAATCAACCGGACCAAAACATCACCAATGTTCAGATCGGTATTATAAAACCTTGA